Genomic segment of Ficedula albicollis isolate OC2 chromosome 3, FicAlb1.5, whole genome shotgun sequence:
tgcctccccgCTCCGTGTTCGTCCATCGCACTGGCGTCACCTTATCCAAAAGGCCGGCAGTCACCGGCTCCGCTGTTATTCCCCGTTGTCCATTCACCTGGCTGCGGTCACCTGTCTTCATGTCCTTTGCTATCCCAAAGGCTGGGCATTCATGGCCTTTTGTCTCAGCTCCAACCAGGAGCCCAATCTGCATTTTAATCTGCGGATTGCAGGCCAAGACACCCGGGTGAGAAGTATTTCTCAACACATTGCGCTTGAAATGTATTGTGAGTATCACTGAATATGAATGCACTTCATAATAAATCGCTTACTgggataaaggaaaaaaaaatatcagctaCCAAATTAATAACATATTCTGTggaagtgggaaagaaaagtcCCCAAGATCAGTTTTCAGGGGCTAGATGTAAAGGATGGAGCAGACGACTTCCACTGCTCACACAGGTCACCCGCTCCTGATGACCCAGATTTGATTCCCACCCCCTGCAAGATCTCTCTCCATCAGAAACCAGAGAGCTGtgtaaaaggaaaacagcagtaaGCCTTAGGTCTTCCTCAGTATGAGGAAACGCCTTGGGCGCCCAGGAAGCTCACTGCTCTCTCATAGTGCTAACACAACCAAAAAGGAACCCATTGATACACGAGTAGGGATGCAGGAAGAAACCATCAGAGGGTTCCAAATGCTGAACTCCTAAACACAATCATcttgtagcaaaaaaaaaaaaaaaaccccgaacaaaaaaaaccaaccaaacaaacaaaaaaagatatgAGACTAATAATTCACAAATTCTTATTTATGTATGAACAACAAGTTTTCTTTGGAAGTGTTTATGATgttcttccttttaaaagatACCCAGAGCAATTCCTTGTTTAAAGATACCAAACAAGCATTCTTACATTATCACTTCAAGATTGTGCAGTATATCTTATGTTTCAGCTTGTTTCCTACTCAGTTTTCCAATAACTGTTCTTTTCGTGGTTCTCAGCTTCTGCGAGGGATTTCCAGCCTCTAGTGAGCCTGAAGAAAGAACAAGGAGAAAGTAAAGAAACTTGCTGATAGATAAAGCTGTCATGAGTGAGCTTATTTGCTGACCCTGGGGTCCAAATAAATAATAGCACATCAAACAGCTGACTGAAGTTCAACAATCTTGCAGAGAATTTTCCAAGTGTACACAAAGGCACATTTTACAATTAGTCATAttctaaagcaaacaaacattttccatGCAGTCAGCTagtgagaaaactgaaaatgaaaaaaaattaaaataagtttaaaatgtaattatcaTTCATGATTTCACTACTTCAATTCTACTAgtaaaaatatagtaaaaatAGATACCTTATAAAATCTTGtaagacattttaatttttaatcactCTCCTGTgtaaattctgaaaaacagcaattcAGTAGAGGTACATGAAATCCACATGCCTAACACCTTTTCTGTCTTATCAAGCAAAACTATTTTCGTGCTTATCAAGCACATTTTTAGCCAActagaataattttattaaaacttcTCTTACTGCCTTAACTACAGGATCCTTAGCCATCTCTATTTCTTCTCAGAGTCCCCCTCTCTCCTTAAAGGCTTGTCTCCTTTAGTTTTACTTGCCATATGCCAAGCTTTTGGGCACAATTACTTTGGCTGTGCATTTGACTTTGACTCGGTGTCTTCAGTCAGATAAGGAGATTGTTATCAAAAAGGCGCAGTTTTTAGAACTAAAAGTGACCTGCAGTGAACTTCTAGTTTTTTGGTAAGAGACAAAGTTTCCTCCAGCTTTTTGAACTGCAGTTAATGGTAAATGTCTAATCGACATTAGCAATATTAAACACTAatcaaattaagaaaatttgCTTGCTGGCTATCAAAAAATACCTTGTGTTTCTCAACACATTATCAACAAACAAGAGCCTGTTAAACTTCACCTTGGGGAAAACCATCAATTCTGAAACAGCCCTTGGTACATACACCTAAAAATCTTGTTCTTTGAAGCTGTTCAGGCCTTCATTCAAATGCTTTTGTGATTAACTTGCTTTAGAAAATATCGAGCTTTGGAGTTTCAAATAATCCATTATTATACGAGTTCTCCAAACAGTGGAGATTCAGTGGAGTTAGTGACTTCGGCTTTATTAGGAGCACTCGcgtgctgtggctgctgtgcccGGAGGTAACCGCAGAAGCACGCTCCAGAAGGTAACAGGGAAGCTGGGAAAGCCGAAGCGAACCCAACCTTTTGCGTGCGTGTCTTCCTCCTCCCTCGTGCAGGTGCCTGTGCACGGAATGCTTCGGAGCGCAAACCCACAGACTTCGGCATCCTCGGGCGCCGGGCAGCGAGCCCGTGCAGGGACCTGTTCGGAGCCTTTCCCTAAGGTGGGACAGGCTGCCCCAGCGGCACAGCCGCGGGCCGCTGCCAGCAGCCGGGAGCGGGCAGGCCTGCCCGGGCAGAAGCGCTGCGGGGGCAATGCTTggacagcaaagctgctccctggcagcaTCTCAGCAGGTTATTTTCCAACCAGCTGCCCTGGCAATCTCAGCACGTTATTTTCCaaccagctgccctggcagcatcTCAGCAGGTTATTTTCCAACCAGCTGTCCCGCTGCCTTACCCAGAAAGCATTCctacacagaggaaaaaaaaacaaagcaaaacaacgaaacgcacccccccccccccccccccccccccccccccccccccccccccccccccccccccccccccccccccccccccccccccccccccccccccccccccccccccccccccccccccccccccccccccccccccccccccccccccccccccccccccccccccccccccccccccccccccccccccccccccccccccccccccccccccccccccccccccccccccccccccccccccccccccccccccccccccccccccccccccccccccccccccccccccccccccccccccccccccccccccccccccccccccccccccccccccccccccccccccccccccccccccccccccccccccccccccccccccccccccccccccccccccccccccccccccccccccccccccccccccccccccccccccccccccccccccccccccccccccccccccccccccccccccccccccccccccccccccccccccccccccccccccccccccccccccccccccccccccccccccccccccccccccccccccccccccccccccccccccccccccccccccccccccccccccccccccccccccccccccccccccccccccccccccccccccccccccccccccccccccccccccccccccccccccccccccccccccccccccccccccccccccccccccccccccccccccccccccccccccccccccccccccccccccccccccccccccccccccccccccccccccccccccccccccccccccccccccccccccccccccccccccccccccccccccccccccccccccccccccccccccccccccccccccccccccccccccccccccccccccccccccccccccccccccccccccccccccccccccccccgggagcgcGCCGCGCGGCCCCGCAGCGCCCTGACGCGCGCCCCCGCGTCCCTTGCAGGTGATGAGCGCCCTGCAGTCCAAGCACCACTACGGGGAGGGAGAGGCCCGCGCCGTCTGCGACAAGGTCCAGGCCAAGCTCCTCAAGGAGTGCCACGATCCCGCCAAGATGTGCATCACAGACCTGCGGATTTCGCACTGGGAGGAGGCGATCCAGGAGACCATCGGGGGGGAGGCGAACCGCGACCTGGCGGCCGAGTGCTATTACCTGTGGAAGACGACGCGGCTGCAGCACCTGACGCTGGCCGAGGACACGCGGGCCATGCTGACCGAGCTGCGGAAAGGCCTccgcctgctgctgctcaccaaCGGCGAGCGGCAGACGCAGAGGGAGAAGATCGAGGCGTGCGCCTGCCAGCCCTTCTTCGATGCCATCGTCGTGGGGGGAgagcagaaggaggagaaaCCGGCGCCATCCATCTTTCATTACTGCTGCGATCTCCTGGGGGTGCAGCCCGCAGAGTGTGTGATGGTCGGTGACTCTCTAGATACAGATATTCAAGGAGGCCTGAATGCTGGCTTGAAAGCGACGGTCTGGTTAAACAAAGCAATGACCGCCCCAGTAGATATCACCCCCGTACCTCAttatattatttcttctgtACTGGATCTTCCAGCAGTTTTGCAGAAGATGGAGCACAGCATTAATGCTAAGTTAGAAAGTGACCATATGGCTAGTAGCGATGAAGCACATTGATGATGGTTCCAGCATACAGAGACATGCTGAGCTGTTAGGTGACAcatgctctttttaaaaatctgaccCTAGGAGTTTGAACTCATCTATGGTCTCTTTTCAACAGCAGAGGGATGAATAAGAGCACACTGGTCAgtgaaaacagaacagaatcACACAATTGTATTAATTTAAGTGATGCAAGTACAGTCTGTCTGGAAATTCTTTTGACAGACTGTGACAGAAGTGTGTCTGTCTCTGACCTAAGTTGCCAGTCTCTTGTTTTTatagtggaaaagaaaatttgaatgTTCTGAGCTTTTACATGCTTTGCTGACTTGTAAGCTTAGCAGAAGCTTCAGTTCCAACCTTGTGTGCAGTGTGtaagagaaggagagaaagagtgTGTGGTACAATATGGTAAATCTTCACAATTGATCTGCAGTTTATCTCAGGAACTGGAgtgaatttaattatttttcagactaTTAGAAATGCTCTACATTTGATCTTTTTTAtaagttttagattttttttttcagactttgcAGTGACTTTTCTTTTATGGAACCTGTATCTCTTGCCAAAAGTACTTAAATGTACAtcaaaaatttgcttttttatcGGGGACCATTTGTCAGAGGGACTTGATGAATAAGCTTTTACTTTATATTATCTTGGTGCTTATGCAGATATGCAGCATACTTGTAATTCAGATTATGATTTTTGTTGAAATGGATAAAACAGGGATATTTTCAATGGCGTTACTGTACTGTCAGACTCTTCAGAAGCTAATATCATTGTTCTGTCTGATTTAATCAGTGAATTTTGATCACACTTTTCGGAGAAGCTGTTCTTGGTCTTGCTCAGGTGTATGATTACTCAGATTCAGCTGTAGGATCAGTGGCTTTTTTGGCTGTTTTAATGGCACTGCTATATAATCCCTCCTTACTCCAGTTTGCACGTGTAATTAATGTGACTTATTCTGGGGAAAATACAAGCTAGTTGTCTGTAAATGGCTCTCATGATTCTCTTCCAGGAAACTGGAAAATTATGTCATATGTGTTACAGTACTGTATACAACTTTATAAGGTATATGTGATATTTCCACTACATGTAGATGACTCTCTAAAATAGCAAGATTTCTCTATTGCAGATCATtacattaatttatatttttcctgtgcCTCATATTCTTATTACATAATGAGGAAGTATTCTCATATTAAATGGAAATGTAAACACTTGTTGGCAAGTCTGTGGTTTTCAACCCTACAtgctatatatatattcacCAGGATGAGTATCAGACCAAAtatgaaaaatcaaattttatgttttagaATAATTCCATGACAGATCTTTTGAGAACAGGGGTATTAGGCTACTGGCAGAAGAGTGTCTGACATATGGGCAGCAATAAGAAGTACAGAAACCTATTACAAAATGAGTGTGTAGAAGAAATTCTATATACAAGAAACAGTTATGTCAAATTAAACAAAGCAACTAAGTTATTGCAGTTAAGTCTTACATAGGATGACAGAGTCAGTTTAGAGGAGGCTTAGGGTTAAATTATTTGACAAGGAGTTTAGGTTGTTGCTCCTACATTGAGGAGGgggagaaatagaaaataaataatcattaAATTTGGAATCCCTTTCCCAGTTGACCATTAGAAAAGGCAAAGCAGTCCGCATTCCTTGTCTTACCTGGGCAAGACTGTTGAGACGTCAGGTCAAGGAAGAGTACAGAGACAGACCCCACCTGTTCCTTTGAGGAAATGGGCGTATACTGAAAACAGTCCGATTGCAGTAGTTAGTAACATGAGCCAGTGGGACTGACTTGTCTCACCTTCTGAAGGAAGAAGCCTCAGTTAAGATTTTGGTTTGCATTTGAAGAGTGTGGAAACAGTCACTGGTTTAGCCGATGAGCAAAGCATTGCTAATAACATTTCTTATAACCAACGATTGAGACGAGAATGATAAAGATCATTCAGCCTCTCAGGGATACtctgtaaaaatagaaatgtatcCAAGAGATTAGAGGGATCCCCGGAGTAATCTAACAATACCATCTGATACAAAAGCAACAACTTTGCTTGCAACAGCTTCCAAAGGAGCTACAGAGTAACTGACTCTGCCTTGttttcacagcagcagggcagtcAAACTTAATTCAGAATGACGTTTCTGATAGAgctgatatttaaaataacaaatagtAATAATTCACAACTCTGTCTGTGGCCTTGAAGgatatatacatgtatatatatatgtatgtatatatatatatatatattacacCAGGTTACCATTTTTTAATCTAAGTTGAGGCTCGTGTTCTCTTGCCACTGCATCATTCTGATGCATGCTGAGCCTGCTTATTATAGAAAGGATCTCTTGTTTTAGAAGAGACTGCTCTTTGTTTTGCACATGGCCAgccatttcttttcatctctgaCTCTGAAAAACCACAGTAACTGCACACTCAGGTGACAATGTGGTCTGTAGAGGCCACacccaaatatatttttttcatttctgagtaCTGTACCAGGCTAGATGTGGCTACTGATGTCCAGAGAGGGAAACACTGTTATGATGCTTCTATAAATCAAGAAGAAGCTGTTGAAGACTTTATCTAGGGCCATTCTCTGAAGCAGTTACTCAATAAGCTGGATTAGGCATCTGGAGTATCTCTAAATACTCAAGATGTTTTTCTTGGATGGAGCTCTTGCAGAAaggataatgaaaaataattgcatcTAGTAAATTGGAAATGTAAATGTAGTGATGGGATAATTTTCACATCAGAAGCaggaacaaataaattaaacagtCTATTAACAGTTCCCATTAAGTTCTGGTTTTGCTTAGTGTTATGCTCGATTAACTAAGTCATCTAGTTTAAACTATATTGCCAAAACatgtgaaataaaaggaaggaaaagaaattccatcaatatttttaatttttttttttccagataaatattatttcctgaGGTTAATGTAAAGTAACTTTGACTTTGGTGAAATGAACTGAAACAATCATAATAACATCAATAAtatcaatcaatcaatcaatcaatcattAATATCAATAGCAGTAATAAGTTTAATACCAACTGTATTCTGATCCTTGATTTAAATAATCCATGTACTAGTctaataaaagtattttgtttataaaatgtATGTTTGAACACTGAATTGCTGTGGTAAATACGTTTGAGACCTGATCTACAACAAAGGGCAAgagttctgtttgtttttaaaaatagctcagAATTAGGATTTGAAATCTGTGACCTCATGTTTAGATGTGGTGACTGGGTGTAGTTTGTGTCATTTCAAACACAGGCTGGAACATAATTACACATTTATGAAGATTCATGGCCAGACTGTGAATGTTGAATTGCCAGCTGCAGTTCAGTGATAGTTGAACCTGACTTGCCAAGCTGAATGCCAGCTCACATAAGCCTAGGTGTCCTGATGTCATGGCATTGGCTGCTGCAACAGCTTAAGAACACGCTGCAGGCAGAAAAGATCAATAAATACGGAAGTCTCAGCTCCAGGGGATCCATTCTGGTAGGCTCTGGCACAAAGCCATATCTGAGCTATTGCTACTCTGACCTCTGTGACTTTGGAGAGGGGGAGAGTAGGAGGTTGCTCGCCTTGTGGCTTTTTTAGCTCCAGAAAAGCAAGCTGCTCCCTTACCGTTTTCTGTTGGGGAATAAATTCTGCACAATGTCCATCTTCTGGACCTGTGGAGATGGATGGAAAGATAGAAAGGTACTTTAAGTCACTGCACATGAGAGTAGGACATTAAATGGAGTAAAGGAGGGCTCAGCTTCTATGGTGGGCACATGGCTGTGCAAGCAGCAAGCTGTCTGCAGCATCAcacacctgcagagcacaggccTTCTGTCCTTGTGGAGGAAGCTTTGTGTATGTAAGACATGAAGCTGGACAGTGACAGCCTCAGAAATGAGGGCGCTTTGTTACACAAAAGATCTAGAGATCTTAGAAAGTGACCTGAACGTTTTATACAGGAAATAAGCAGCTTTCATTAGAGTACTAAATTAATGCAAAGAGGTAAGATGTTTGGATTAAGGTTAAGGTTTTCCTACTCCCTGCATCTTAAGGTGTTTGTATTTcctgaaacaaaaacatcagaCAAATTGCTGTGCCCCAGCTAAGTGCAACcaattcagtttcttttcctctgaagcttCTCTTACATGACGACACCAGTATTAGGGCTTTGAACTTAATTGAAGTAGTCTGGCCCATCACAGCAATTTCTCCTCTTCACATATGTAgtgatttgtttttcagcttcATCCCTAAAATTTGCCAGGTTATTTTGAGgcctttaaaaaacaatttcaaatcCTACTTTAATTCTATACTAACAAAACTCGTCATCTGGAAATCGTTTGAACATGTTGAGAAGTACGACAGAAAGAAAGGCAATGTATCTCTGCTGTACATAGCATATACTGTTCTtttgtgcacagcttttgcCATCAGCCTTGCAGTGGGATTGTCTCCATTATACCCTGCTTTCTAGATCACACTGTGCACATACAAGAGACACAACAATGCAGAGATGATGTCAGCTGTGCCTAAAGCTAAAACTGCAACTTTTTGCCTATGTTGCTAGGGACCTAAAACAGAGAATCACGTTGCACACTCCATATAGCATATTTTGACCTTTTATTTCATCTACTAGAAACAAGGTTGCATGAGAGTCTTCCACTGCGCAGCCCTcaaatgccaggaaaaaaaatgtacctaaaaatatgaaataagaCTGTGGTGCTAATGTATGAAATTGCAGTTCTTCAAAAATGCAAGCTATGTTTCTCACACCAACACTTCACCAAAGGCCAGAAGATAACATCTCGTAGGGTCTGATTTAACACGGGAAAAATATTGCCATTTACATCAGTGGCCCTTCACAAGTGTAAGTAAGATTTGCATGCTCATTTCTGTAAGATAATCCGCAAGTGACATCTGTTTTGTCATCTGCATTTCCATATCTTTCTGAATCACGACCATATCTAGCATTTGTGATGAAGTTGGCAGAGGACCGCAATAAAAACCACTGGAACACAGCCATCTTCTGTTGCAAAGTCATTTTAAGTACCAGCTTAGCAACAACTGTGTGCTGCAAGCATGTGCATGTTTTGAATGGTATTTCCTCCAAACAAACTTCCATTCATCACACAGACTAGgcaatttttcattaaaaaaaaaaaaaaaacccccccccccccccccccccccccccccccccccccccccccccccccccccccccccccccccccccccccccccccccccccccccccccccccccccccccccccccccccccccccccccccccccccccccccccccccccccccccccccccccccccccccccccccccccccccccccccccccccccccccccccccccccccccccccccccccccccccccccccccccccccccccccccccccccccccccccccccccccccccccccccccccccccccccccccccccccccccccccccc
This window contains:
- the NANP gene encoding N-acylneuraminate-9-phosphatase; this encodes MSALQSKHHYGEGEARAVCDKVQAKLLKECHDPAKMCITDLRISHWEEAIQETIGGEANRDLAAECYYLWKTTRLQHLTLAEDTRAMLTELRKGLRLLLLTNGERQTQREKIEACACQPFFDAIVVGGEQKEEKPAPSIFHYCCDLLGVQPAECVMVGDSLDTDIQGGLNAGLKATVWLNKAMTAPVDITPVPHYIISSVLDLPAVLQKMEHSINAKLESDHMASSDEAH